A genome region from Bacteroides stercoris ATCC 43183 includes the following:
- a CDS encoding S41 family peptidase, with protein sequence MKNDKMVRFLKNIMVLIAVLPLLGSCIREDEVANSPQGNFEALWKIIDEQYCFLEYKQIDWDAIHDEYSRLITGSMSSEGLFEVLGNMLNELQDGHVNLASAHNVSYYDAWYQDYPRNFREDIVEDFYLGKASTDYRTAAGIKYKIFEDNIGYMRYESFSSGIGNGNLDEILSYLAPCSGLIIDVRNNGGGNVTNSERIAARFTNEKVLTGYIRHKTGKGHNDFSEPYPIELEPSNSIRWQKKTVVLTNRRSYSATNDFVNQMSCLPNVTIMGDKTGGGSGMPFTSELPNGWTVRFSASPHFNADMEQIEWGIEPDIKVNMDEADEAKHIDTIIEKARAFLKGEWTPAVSE encoded by the coding sequence ATGAAGAATGACAAGATGGTAAGGTTTCTGAAAAATATAATGGTTCTGATTGCCGTGCTTCCTTTGCTGGGCAGTTGCATCCGCGAAGACGAAGTTGCCAATTCTCCGCAGGGAAACTTTGAGGCCCTCTGGAAGATTATCGACGAGCAGTACTGCTTCCTGGAATACAAACAGATAGACTGGGATGCCATACACGACGAATACAGCAGGCTGATTACCGGCAGCATGAGCAGCGAAGGCCTGTTTGAAGTATTGGGAAATATGCTGAACGAACTGCAGGACGGGCATGTAAACTTAGCTTCCGCCCACAATGTTTCGTATTACGATGCCTGGTATCAGGACTATCCGCGCAACTTCCGCGAAGACATTGTGGAAGACTTCTATCTGGGCAAGGCGAGTACCGACTACCGCACTGCCGCAGGTATCAAGTACAAGATATTCGAAGACAACATCGGCTATATGCGTTACGAGAGTTTCTCTTCGGGCATAGGCAACGGAAACCTGGATGAGATACTCTCCTATCTTGCCCCATGCAGCGGACTTATCATTGACGTACGCAACAATGGCGGCGGCAACGTAACCAACTCCGAACGCATCGCCGCCCGTTTCACCAACGAGAAAGTGCTGACCGGGTATATCCGCCACAAAACCGGCAAGGGACATAATGATTTCTCCGAGCCCTACCCCATAGAACTGGAACCCAGCAACAGCATACGTTGGCAAAAGAAAACAGTAGTGCTGACCAACCGCCGCTCCTACAGCGCAACCAACGATTTCGTCAATCAGATGAGCTGTCTGCCCAATGTCACTATCATGGGTGACAAAACCGGTGGCGGCTCCGGCATGCCTTTCACTTCCGAACTGCCTAACGGATGGACAGTACGCTTCTCCGCCAGCCCGCATTTCAACGCCGACATGGAGCAGATAGAATGGGGAATAGAGCCCGACATCAAAGTCAATATGGACGAAGCGGATGAAGCAAAGCATATAGACACTATCATCGAAAAAGCCCGGGCTTTCCTTAAAGGGGAATGGACTCCGGCAGTCAGCGAATAA
- a CDS encoding DUF3316 domain-containing protein, whose amino-acid sequence MKLPKPIIPVICTVLLLCSSAMQAQLPATAEGLEQSRLVTRATMYGVGLTNVFDTYLSPQEYTGIDFRVSRESMRMTRWMDGRLSLQSFFQADLGYTRNKADNNNTFSALANWNYGLHYNFPITDNFKLLAGGLADLNGGFVYNLRNTNNPASARAYINLDVSGMAIWNLRIKNYPLTLRYQVNLPLMGVMFSPHYGQSYYEIFSLGNSSGVVKFTSLHNQPSLRQMLTADFPVGRAKMRFAYIWDAQQSHVNDIKTHTYSHVFMVGFVKELYLLKNKRKK is encoded by the coding sequence ATGAAACTACCTAAACCGATAATACCGGTTATCTGTACGGTACTGCTGTTATGCAGCAGTGCCATGCAGGCACAGCTTCCCGCCACAGCGGAAGGTTTGGAACAGAGCCGCCTCGTAACCCGCGCCACCATGTACGGCGTAGGTCTTACGAATGTATTCGACACTTATCTGTCTCCCCAGGAATACACCGGTATTGATTTCCGCGTCTCGCGCGAAAGCATGCGCATGACCAGATGGATGGATGGCAGGCTCTCCCTACAGAGTTTCTTTCAGGCCGATTTGGGATATACCCGCAACAAAGCGGATAACAACAATACATTCTCCGCACTGGCAAACTGGAACTACGGCCTGCACTACAACTTCCCCATTACAGACAATTTCAAGTTGCTCGCCGGCGGTCTTGCCGACCTGAACGGCGGTTTTGTCTACAACCTACGCAATACCAACAATCCGGCATCGGCACGCGCCTATATCAATCTGGACGTATCGGGCATGGCCATCTGGAACTTACGCATAAAGAACTATCCGCTGACACTGCGCTACCAGGTCAATCTGCCGTTAATGGGCGTTATGTTCTCACCGCACTACGGGCAATCCTATTACGAAATCTTCTCGTTGGGCAACAGCAGCGGAGTGGTGAAATTCACCTCATTGCACAACCAGCCGTCACTGCGGCAAATGCTTACGGCAGACTTTCCGGTGGGACGTGCCAAAATGCGTTTCGCTTATATATGGGACGCGCAGCAGTCACACGTGAACGATATAAAGACACACACCTACTCGCACGTATTCATGGTGGGATTCGTGAAGGAGCTGTATTTATTGAAAAACAAGAGAAAGAAATAA
- a CDS encoding DNA gyrase/topoisomerase IV subunit A, with translation MSEDFEGTKDDLDKELPKGSEGHSDYKPADTNDANVKHQLSGMYQNWFLDYASYVILERAVPHIMDGLKPVQRRILHSMRRMEDGRYNKVANIVGHTMQFHPHGDASIGDALVQLGQKDLLIDCQGNWGNILTGDSAAAPRYIEARLSKFALDVVFNPKTTEWKLSYDGRNKEPVTLPVKFPLLLAQGVEGIAVGLSSKILPHNFNELCDASVKYLHKEEFKLYPDFQTGGNIDVSKYNDGERGGAVRVRAKIEKVDNKTLVIREIPYGKTVASVCDSIVKASEKGKIKIKKVEDLTSGSVEILVHLAPGVSSDKTIDALYAFTDCEVSISPNCCVIDEQKPHFLTVSDVLKKSVDNTLALLRRELEIRRNEILESLHFSSLEKIFIEERIYKDKEFEQAKNMDAACEHIDERLTPYYPTFIREVSKEDILKLMEIKMARILKFNSDKAEELIARMKADIEEIDRHLANIVEYTVDWFRMLKEKYGKAFPRRTELRNFDTIDSTKVVEANEKLYINREEGFIGTGLKKDEFIANCSDLDDVIIFFRDGRYIITPVADKKFVGKNILYANVFKKNDKRTIYNVVYRDGKEGTHYIKRFAVTSVVRDREYDVTQGTPDSRIVYFTANPNGEAEIIKVTLKPNPRIRRIIFEEDFSQINIKGRQAMGNILTRNPVHKIALKQRGGSTLGGRKVWFDQDVLRLNYDSRGEYLGEFQSDEQILIVLNNGEFYTSNFDVNNHYEDNIRVLEKYDPNKVWTAVLYDADQQGYPYIKRFCFEASSRKQNYLGENKNNRLILLTDEYYPRLEVVFGGHDKFREPLVVDADEFIAVKGFKAKGKRLTTYTLDTINELEPTRQPETPQIPESKNEEEPEILDPDHGKSESDILDELTGQMKLFSDNDDSKEHETT, from the coding sequence ATGAGCGAAGACTTTGAAGGAACAAAAGATGATTTGGATAAAGAACTCCCGAAGGGGAGCGAAGGGCATTCGGATTATAAACCTGCGGATACCAATGATGCAAACGTCAAGCACCAACTGAGCGGCATGTATCAGAACTGGTTCCTGGATTATGCCTCGTACGTAATCCTGGAACGTGCCGTACCCCACATCATGGACGGACTGAAACCCGTGCAACGGCGTATCCTGCACTCCATGCGGCGTATGGAAGACGGACGCTATAACAAGGTGGCAAACATCGTGGGACACACCATGCAGTTTCACCCGCACGGTGATGCCAGCATCGGTGACGCACTGGTGCAACTCGGCCAGAAGGATTTGCTCATCGACTGCCAGGGAAACTGGGGGAATATTCTTACGGGAGACAGCGCAGCCGCCCCCCGTTACATCGAAGCGCGCCTTTCCAAATTTGCACTCGATGTGGTGTTCAACCCCAAAACAACCGAATGGAAACTGTCGTACGACGGACGAAACAAGGAACCGGTGACGCTGCCCGTCAAATTCCCCTTGCTGCTGGCACAGGGTGTGGAAGGTATTGCCGTGGGGCTTTCTTCCAAAATATTACCGCATAACTTCAATGAACTTTGCGACGCATCCGTAAAATACCTGCATAAGGAAGAATTCAAGCTCTATCCCGATTTCCAGACAGGCGGCAATATTGATGTATCGAAGTACAATGACGGTGAACGCGGTGGAGCCGTACGGGTACGTGCCAAGATTGAAAAGGTGGATAACAAAACACTCGTCATCCGCGAGATACCTTACGGAAAAACGGTAGCCAGTGTCTGTGATTCTATCGTTAAAGCAAGCGAAAAGGGAAAAATCAAGATAAAGAAAGTAGAAGACCTTACTTCCGGAAGCGTGGAGATATTAGTCCACCTCGCACCCGGCGTATCATCGGACAAGACGATTGATGCACTTTACGCCTTTACGGATTGTGAAGTCAGCATCTCGCCCAACTGCTGCGTCATCGACGAGCAGAAACCGCACTTCCTCACCGTAAGCGATGTACTGAAGAAGTCGGTGGACAACACTTTGGCCTTATTGCGCCGGGAACTGGAAATACGCAGGAACGAGATACTGGAAAGCCTGCACTTCTCATCGCTGGAGAAAATATTCATCGAAGAACGTATCTACAAGGATAAGGAATTTGAACAGGCCAAGAACATGGATGCCGCCTGCGAACACATCGACGAACGGCTGACACCTTATTATCCCACGTTTATCCGTGAGGTGTCCAAAGAGGATATCCTCAAGCTGATGGAGATAAAAATGGCGCGTATCCTCAAGTTCAACTCCGACAAGGCAGAAGAGCTGATTGCCCGCATGAAAGCGGACATCGAGGAGATAGACCGCCACCTGGCAAATATCGTGGAATATACGGTGGACTGGTTCCGCATGCTGAAAGAGAAATACGGCAAAGCCTTCCCGCGCCGTACCGAATTACGCAACTTCGACACCATCGACTCTACCAAAGTGGTGGAAGCCAATGAAAAACTGTACATCAACCGCGAAGAGGGTTTCATCGGTACCGGCCTGAAGAAAGATGAATTCATAGCCAACTGCTCCGACCTCGATGATGTTATCATCTTCTTCCGCGACGGACGTTACATCATCACTCCGGTAGCAGACAAGAAATTCGTAGGCAAGAACATACTCTATGCCAATGTCTTCAAGAAGAACGACAAACGTACCATCTACAACGTTGTCTACCGCGACGGGAAAGAAGGCACGCATTATATCAAGCGTTTCGCCGTGACTTCCGTAGTGCGCGACCGCGAATACGACGTGACACAGGGCACACCCGACTCACGCATCGTGTATTTCACAGCCAATCCCAACGGTGAGGCCGAAATCATCAAAGTGACGCTCAAGCCCAATCCGCGCATACGCCGCATTATCTTCGAAGAAGATTTCAGCCAGATAAACATCAAAGGACGTCAGGCCATGGGTAATATACTTACCCGTAACCCGGTTCATAAGATAGCCCTGAAGCAGCGCGGCGGTTCCACATTGGGCGGACGGAAAGTATGGTTCGACCAAGATGTCCTGCGCCTCAACTACGACAGCCGCGGAGAATACCTCGGTGAGTTCCAAAGCGACGAGCAAATCCTGATAGTGCTGAACAACGGCGAGTTCTACACCAGCAATTTCGATGTGAACAACCACTACGAAGACAATATACGGGTATTGGAGAAATATGACCCGAACAAGGTGTGGACGGCAGTCCTTTATGATGCCGACCAGCAGGGGTATCCGTACATCAAGCGATTCTGCTTTGAAGCAAGCAGCCGCAAGCAGAACTACCTGGGCGAAAACAAGAATAACCGCCTCATCCTGCTGACCGATGAATACTATCCCCGACTGGAAGTCGTATTCGGCGGGCATGACAAATTCCGCGAACCGCTGGTGGTCGATGCAGACGAATTTATCGCCGTAAAAGGTTTCAAGGCAAAAGGCAAGCGACTGACTACCTATACGCTGGATACTATCAACGAGTTAGAACCTACCCGCCAACCGGAAACTCCGCAAATCCCGGAAAGCAAGAATGAGGAAGAACCCGAAATTCTGGACCCGGACCACGGAAAGAGTGAAAGCGACATACTGGACGAGCTGACCGGACAAATGAAATTGTTCTCCGATAATGATGACAGCAAGGAACATGAAACTACCTAA
- a CDS encoding HU family DNA-binding protein, producing the protein MTIPYLVRKKADLSSGKRKEQWYAVQKKLQERGGVDLTKLAELLSKRSHFPQGMIMGILSELGDTIEDILSMGQSVTIPNLGTFQTALTSPGFDRPEQVMPGKVKLSRVYFVADRGLTARLKEVQPFRIPFSLYVPESQLTPAMRRADKNQKTGEE; encoded by the coding sequence ATGACTATACCCTATCTGGTAAGAAAGAAAGCGGACTTATCGTCCGGCAAGAGGAAGGAACAATGGTACGCCGTTCAGAAGAAATTGCAGGAACGCGGCGGAGTGGATTTAACGAAACTGGCGGAACTGCTGTCCAAGCGCAGCCATTTTCCACAGGGGATGATTATGGGTATCCTGTCGGAATTGGGAGATACGATTGAGGATATTCTCAGCATGGGACAGTCGGTGACCATTCCCAACCTGGGGACGTTCCAGACCGCTCTTACCAGCCCCGGGTTTGACCGCCCGGAACAGGTGATGCCCGGCAAGGTGAAGCTCTCACGCGTGTATTTTGTGGCAGACCGCGGGCTGACTGCACGTTTGAAAGAGGTACAACCGTTTAGGATACCTTTCAGTCTGTATGTTCCCGAAAGTCAGTTGACGCCTGCAATGCGGCGGGCGGACAAGAATCAAAAGACGGGCGAAGAATAA
- a CDS encoding glycine--tRNA ligase, with protein sequence MAQEDVFKKLVSHCKEYGFVFPSSDIYDGLGAVYDYGQMGVELKNNIKQYWWQSMVLLHENIVGIDSAIFMHPTIWKASGHVDAFNDPLIDNRDSKKRYRADVLIEDQLAKYDDKINKEVAKAAKRFGEAFDEAQFRSTNARVLEHQAKRDALHERFAKALNDNNLEELRQIILDEEIVCPISGTKNWTEVRQFNLMFTTEMGSTSEGAMKVYLRPETAQGIFVNYLNVQKTGRMKIPFGIAQIGKAFRNEIVARQFIFRMREFEQMEMQFFVKPGTELDWFKTWKETRLKWHKALGFGDDHYRYHDHDKLAHYANAATDIEFLMPFGFKEVEGIHSRTNFDLSQHEKFSGKNIKYFDPETNESYTPYVIETSIGVDRMFLSIMSASYCEEQLENGETRVVLKLPAALAPVKLAVMPLVKKDGLPEKAREIINDLKFHFHCQYDEKDSIGKRYRRQDAIGTPYCVTVDHQTLEDNCVTLRNRDTMQQERVAISELNNIIADRVSITSLLKTLQ encoded by the coding sequence ATGGCACAGGAAGACGTTTTTAAGAAACTCGTATCACACTGCAAGGAATACGGATTCGTGTTCCCTTCCAGCGACATCTATGACGGACTGGGAGCCGTATACGATTACGGTCAGATGGGTGTGGAACTGAAAAATAACATCAAACAATACTGGTGGCAGAGCATGGTGCTGCTGCACGAAAACATCGTAGGCATCGACTCGGCTATCTTTATGCACCCTACAATCTGGAAAGCAAGCGGACACGTGGATGCGTTCAACGACCCCTTGATTGATAACCGCGACTCGAAGAAGCGTTATCGTGCCGATGTATTGATTGAAGACCAGCTCGCCAAGTATGACGACAAGATAAACAAGGAAGTGGCGAAGGCCGCCAAGCGTTTCGGTGAGGCTTTCGATGAAGCACAGTTCCGCAGCACGAACGCCCGCGTACTGGAGCATCAGGCCAAGCGAGACGCTTTGCACGAACGTTTTGCCAAAGCGCTGAACGACAACAATCTTGAAGAGCTTCGCCAAATAATCTTGGACGAAGAAATCGTTTGCCCTATCAGCGGTACGAAAAACTGGACGGAAGTCCGCCAGTTCAACCTGATGTTCACTACCGAAATGGGTTCCACTTCGGAAGGTGCGATGAAGGTTTACCTCCGTCCGGAAACGGCTCAGGGTATTTTTGTGAACTATCTGAACGTGCAGAAGACAGGACGTATGAAGATTCCTTTCGGCATCGCACAAATCGGTAAGGCTTTCCGTAACGAAATCGTTGCGCGCCAGTTCATCTTCCGTATGCGCGAGTTCGAGCAGATGGAAATGCAGTTCTTTGTAAAACCGGGCACTGAGCTCGACTGGTTCAAGACTTGGAAGGAAACCCGTTTGAAATGGCATAAGGCGCTGGGATTCGGCGACGACCATTACCGCTATCACGACCACGACAAACTGGCCCACTATGCAAATGCCGCTACCGACATCGAGTTCCTGATGCCGTTCGGCTTTAAGGAAGTAGAGGGTATCCATAGCCGCACCAACTTCGATTTGTCCCAGCACGAGAAATTCTCCGGCAAGAACATCAAGTACTTTGACCCGGAAACCAATGAAAGCTATACTCCGTACGTTATCGAAACCTCTATCGGCGTAGACCGTATGTTCCTTAGCATCATGTCGGCTTCTTATTGTGAGGAGCAGTTGGAGAACGGAGAAACCCGCGTGGTGCTGAAATTGCCTGCTGCGCTGGCTCCGGTGAAACTGGCGGTTATGCCGCTGGTGAAGAAGGACGGTCTGCCCGAAAAGGCTCGTGAGATTATCAACGACCTGAAGTTCCACTTCCATTGCCAGTACGACGAGAAAGACAGCATCGGCAAGCGCTACCGCCGTCAGGACGCTATCGGTACGCCATACTGTGTAACCGTAGACCACCAGACGTTGGAAGATAACTGCGTAACGCTGCGCAACCGCGATACGATGCAGCAGGAGCGTGTGGCTATCTCCGAACTGAACAATATTATTGCAGACCGCGTAAGCATTACGTCTTTGCTGAAAACGCTGCAATAA
- a CDS encoding FKBP-type peptidyl-prolyl cis-trans isomerase, with protein sequence MKRPFLLFLPFLLFIAGAFVACEEVEEAGKYDNWVPRNEAFIDSIKGKTGDNIVASLEDAEKMEIGTLYAISVPTSGTGVNGTLRPQYVYCKKLWKTDSGAYPLFTEKVSVFYRGTFITGEEFDGNFDGFGATDREIPLPLSDPLSENSPESKWPTAFNSPSEFVVSKVIAGWTWALQYMRVGERWMLYIPWQSGYGASGSSSGDIPGYTSLTFDVCLEGIAD encoded by the coding sequence ATGAAGAGACCGTTCCTTTTGTTTTTACCCTTCTTGCTGTTCATAGCAGGTGCGTTTGTGGCTTGCGAAGAAGTGGAGGAGGCCGGAAAATATGATAACTGGGTACCGCGTAATGAAGCTTTTATTGATTCCATTAAAGGTAAGACCGGCGATAATATCGTGGCTTCGCTTGAAGATGCCGAAAAGATGGAGATTGGCACGTTGTATGCCATATCCGTGCCGACCAGCGGTACCGGGGTCAATGGTACTTTACGTCCTCAGTATGTGTATTGCAAGAAGTTGTGGAAAACAGATAGCGGGGCATACCCGTTGTTCACGGAAAAGGTAAGCGTTTTCTATCGTGGTACTTTCATTACTGGAGAAGAGTTCGATGGCAATTTTGACGGTTTCGGAGCGACAGACCGCGAAATTCCGTTGCCTTTATCAGATCCCTTGTCCGAAAACTCTCCCGAATCCAAATGGCCTACGGCGTTTAATTCTCCTTCCGAATTTGTGGTATCCAAAGTTATTGCAGGCTGGACATGGGCTTTGCAATATATGCGGGTCGGTGAGCGTTGGATGCTGTATATTCCCTGGCAGAGCGGATATGGTGCAAGCGGTAGTTCATCCGGTGATATTCCCGGTTATACGTCATTGACCTTTGATGTATGTTTGGAAGGAATTGCAGACTGA
- a CDS encoding serine hydrolase → MKTLTSILVLLFGLQAATAQPLQRVAPEQAGLDSRKLMYADEAIETAIAGKEIPGAVLAVVRNGKMAYLKAYGNKRIYPDTEPMTVNTVFDMASCSKSISTAVCTMILAERGKIRLLDPVSRYIPDFKDWESEDGKDKKVIRIADLLTHSSGLPPYASAAELEQKYGSPNPAGLMEYIAGCKRDFKPQTGFQYSCLNFITLQHIIEAVSEQSLRDFARENVFDVLGMKHTDYLPCLRDKNGKWINTVPLPENIAPTEKQPDGQVLCGQVHDPLARILNGGISGNAGVFSCAEDIAILCAALQNGGEWNGHRILSPQGVKTMRTVPRATADLGRSPGWDVCSPYASNAGDFFGPNTYGHTGYTGTSVVIDPDNDTSVILLTNAVHPEDGHSVVRLRSLVANAVAASLYPAPRTYTDHYYKRFLQFMDEPAIGSKDIVMLGNSLTENGGDWAARLGNKHVRNRGIIGDEVMGVYDRLHQILPGQPAKLFLLIGVNDVSHDLTADSIAGMIRMTVERIRKESPDTRLYLQSLLPINESFGRYKRLAGKTNMIPEINKQLEALAKEKGLTYINLFPLFTEKGSNVLRADLTTDGLHLKEEGYKIWAKALRKKI, encoded by the coding sequence ATGAAAACACTTACCAGTATCCTTGTACTTCTGTTCGGTCTGCAGGCAGCCACCGCACAGCCTTTGCAGCGGGTAGCTCCCGAACAGGCGGGACTGGATTCCCGCAAACTGATGTATGCCGATGAAGCCATTGAAACGGCCATCGCCGGCAAAGAGATTCCCGGCGCCGTACTTGCAGTGGTACGTAACGGTAAAATGGCCTATCTGAAGGCATACGGCAACAAACGGATTTATCCGGACACGGAACCTATGACCGTAAATACCGTTTTCGATATGGCATCCTGCAGCAAGTCCATATCCACAGCCGTATGCACCATGATTCTGGCAGAACGCGGAAAAATACGCCTGCTCGACCCTGTAAGCCGCTACATCCCCGACTTCAAGGACTGGGAGAGCGAAGACGGAAAAGACAAAAAGGTAATCCGCATAGCCGATTTGCTGACACACAGTTCCGGACTCCCGCCTTATGCCTCGGCTGCGGAGCTGGAACAGAAATACGGTTCTCCCAACCCGGCAGGGCTAATGGAGTACATCGCCGGATGCAAACGCGATTTCAAGCCGCAAACCGGCTTTCAGTACAGTTGCCTAAACTTCATCACCCTGCAACACATCATAGAGGCCGTCAGCGAACAATCCTTGCGCGACTTTGCCCGTGAAAACGTCTTCGACGTACTGGGTATGAAGCATACCGATTATCTCCCTTGCCTACGCGACAAGAACGGCAAGTGGATAAATACCGTTCCTCTACCGGAGAACATTGCTCCGACAGAGAAACAACCCGACGGACAGGTTCTTTGCGGACAGGTGCACGACCCGCTTGCACGCATTCTCAACGGCGGCATCAGCGGCAATGCAGGCGTATTCTCCTGCGCCGAAGATATTGCCATACTTTGCGCCGCCCTGCAAAATGGCGGAGAGTGGAACGGACATCGCATTCTCAGCCCGCAAGGCGTAAAGACCATGCGCACCGTACCCCGTGCTACAGCAGATCTGGGTCGCTCCCCGGGTTGGGATGTATGTAGCCCCTACGCATCCAATGCCGGCGATTTCTTCGGTCCGAATACCTACGGGCATACGGGTTACACCGGTACATCTGTCGTAATCGACCCCGACAATGACACGTCCGTAATCCTGCTGACTAACGCCGTGCATCCGGAAGACGGACACAGCGTGGTACGCCTGCGTTCACTGGTAGCCAACGCAGTGGCAGCCTCTCTGTATCCCGCTCCGCGCACATATACGGACCATTATTACAAACGTTTTCTCCAGTTCATGGACGAACCAGCCATCGGCAGCAAAGATATAGTCATGCTGGGCAACAGCCTGACGGAAAACGGTGGTGACTGGGCCGCCCGCCTTGGCAACAAGCACGTACGCAACCGCGGCATCATCGGCGATGAGGTAATGGGTGTGTACGACCGCCTGCACCAGATATTGCCAGGACAACCTGCCAAACTATTCCTGCTTATCGGTGTGAACGATGTTTCGCACGACCTGACAGCCGACAGCATCGCCGGTATGATTCGCATGACGGTAGAGCGCATCCGGAAAGAGTCTCCCGACACCAGGCTTTACCTGCAAAGCCTGCTTCCTATCAACGAAAGTTTCGGCCGTTATAAAAGACTGGCAGGCAAGACAAATATGATACCCGAAATCAACAAACAACTGGAAGCACTTGCCAAAGAAAAGGGCCTGACGTACATTAATCTCTTCCCTTTATTCACCGAGAAAGGAAGCAATGTATTACGTGCCGATTTGACAACAGACGGATTACACCTGAAAGAAGAAGGCTATAAAATATGGGCGAAAGCCCTCAGGAAAAAGATTTAG
- the murQ gene encoding N-acetylmuramic acid 6-phosphate etherase, whose amino-acid sequence MFVKISEQPSLYNDLEKKSVREILEDINREDQKVALAVQKAIPQIEKLVTQIVPRMKQGGRIFYMGAGTSGRLGVLDASEIPPTFGMPPTLIIGLIAGGDTALRNPVENAEDDMQRGWEELVERNITDKDTVIGIAASGTTPYVIGALHEAREHGILTACITSNPDSPMAAESDVPIEMIVGPEYVTGSSRMKSGTGQKMILNMITTSVMIQLGRVKGNKMVNMQLSNKKLVDRGTRMLVEELGLDYGKAKALLLMHGSVKKAADAYRAKE is encoded by the coding sequence ATGTTTGTAAAAATCTCAGAGCAACCTTCGCTCTACAACGACTTGGAAAAGAAGTCTGTCCGTGAAATACTGGAAGACATCAACAGGGAAGACCAGAAAGTGGCGCTTGCCGTACAAAAGGCAATACCGCAAATAGAAAAATTAGTAACACAAATCGTACCCCGCATGAAACAGGGCGGACGCATTTTCTATATGGGCGCCGGCACAAGCGGCCGCCTTGGCGTACTCGACGCCTCCGAAATACCACCGACATTCGGCATGCCGCCTACCTTGATTATCGGCCTGATAGCCGGCGGAGACACCGCCCTACGTAATCCCGTGGAAAATGCGGAAGACGACATGCAACGCGGCTGGGAAGAGCTGGTAGAACGCAATATTACGGACAAGGATACGGTTATCGGCATAGCGGCATCCGGCACAACCCCCTACGTTATCGGTGCGCTGCACGAAGCCCGCGAGCATGGCATCCTGACGGCTTGCATCACCAGCAATCCCGATTCGCCAATGGCTGCGGAATCCGATGTACCTATCGAGATGATTGTAGGACCTGAATACGTTACGGGAAGCTCGCGCATGAAGTCGGGTACAGGACAGAAGATGATTCTGAATATGATTACCACTTCCGTAATGATACAGTTGGGCCGTGTGAAAGGCAACAAGATGGTGAATATGCAGCTCAGCAACAAGAAACTGGTGGACCGCGGCACGCGTATGCTGGTCGAGGAACTGGGGCTTGACTACGGAAAAGCCAAGGCGCTCCTGCTGATGCACGGCTCGGTGAAGAAAGCGGCAGACGCTTACCGGGCCAAAGAATGA
- a CDS encoding BadF/BadG/BcrA/BcrD ATPase family protein, producing the protein MILIADSGSTKTDWCVVENGQLIRQIFTKGTNPFFQSEEEISNEIATALLPRLTTDALDAVYFYGAGCGFPDKIAMVHRAITKHLRVKGEVEVNTDMLAAARGLCQHDAGIACIMGTGSNSCYYDGKQIVSNVSPLGFILGDEGSGAVLGKLLVGDILKNQMTPELKEKFLTQFNLTPADIIDRVYRKPFPNRFLASLSPFLAQNLDEPCIRTLVSDSFKAFLKRNVMQYENYRESKVHFIGSVAFYYKTILAEAASEMGIRLGTVIKSPMEGLIEYHK; encoded by the coding sequence ATGATTCTAATAGCAGACAGTGGCTCTACAAAGACCGACTGGTGTGTTGTAGAGAACGGACAACTCATCCGGCAGATATTTACGAAAGGAACCAACCCTTTCTTTCAATCGGAAGAGGAAATCAGTAATGAGATTGCGACAGCACTGTTGCCCCGGTTAACGACCGATGCATTGGATGCTGTATATTTCTACGGTGCGGGATGCGGATTTCCCGACAAGATAGCCATGGTTCACCGTGCCATCACCAAGCATCTCCGGGTAAAGGGAGAAGTGGAAGTAAACACAGATATGCTGGCGGCAGCCCGCGGACTTTGCCAGCACGATGCCGGCATTGCCTGCATCATGGGTACAGGCTCCAACTCATGCTACTATGACGGCAAGCAGATTGTATCCAACGTATCTCCACTGGGATTCATCCTCGGAGATGAAGGCAGCGGCGCCGTATTGGGCAAGCTGCTGGTGGGCGATATTCTGAAAAACCAGATGACCCCCGAACTGAAGGAGAAGTTCCTCACGCAGTTCAACCTGACACCCGCCGATATCATCGACCGTGTATACCGCAAGCCGTTCCCCAACCGTTTTCTGGCAAGCCTCTCTCCATTCCTTGCACAGAACCTGGACGAACCCTGCATACGCACACTGGTATCGGACAGCTTCAAGGCATTCCTCAAACGTAACGTGATGCAGTACGAAAACTACCGTGAAAGCAAGGTACACTTTATCGGCTCCGTGGCTTTCTATTACAAGACGATATTGGCCGAAGCTGCCAGCGAAATGGGTATCCGGCTGGGTACGGTCATCAAGAGCCCGATGGAAGGTCTGATAGAATATCACAAGTAA